One genomic region from Candidatus Caldarchaeum subterraneum encodes:
- a CDS encoding multiple sugar ABC transporter permease, whose amino-acid sequence MSMRLKTALVYLAGVVIAAYSIAPIYSLAIISFMDVRDVVAGNIYPVNPNINAYLRILGYDVQGPYGLLRAYGGYEGLLRGLVNIMIIAPIVMVITITTAVPAGYALGRLKVKARSILILFLLASRSLPPVSVALPYFFLFSQTGLRATLLGMIIIHLTITIPIVTWILMGFFAALPRDLEKAARLDGCSRLGAFYRVVLPMAAPGIAATAVIAFLFSWNDFFFSWLLSQGTPAATYNAQLSGFFNFQNEPAMFAAAVMLQISLAAVVAIALQKYIVRLRIVDPGAVVIEQ is encoded by the coding sequence ATGAGTATGAGGCTTAAAACCGCCTTGGTGTATCTAGCAGGGGTTGTGATAGCTGCATACAGTATCGCGCCTATTTACAGTTTAGCAATTATTTCGTTTATGGACGTGAGAGATGTTGTGGCGGGCAACATCTACCCCGTAAACCCCAATATCAACGCGTATCTGAGGATACTTGGGTACGATGTCCAAGGCCCCTATGGCTTACTGAGAGCCTATGGGGGATATGAAGGATTGCTAAGAGGCCTAGTTAACATCATGATAATTGCACCGATTGTGATGGTCATCACTATTACAACAGCTGTTCCTGCAGGCTATGCGCTTGGAAGACTTAAGGTGAAGGCCCGCAGCATCCTTATACTATTCCTGCTTGCAAGCAGATCTCTCCCACCAGTGTCCGTGGCCCTACCGTACTTCTTTCTCTTCTCGCAGACAGGGCTGAGGGCAACATTGCTTGGAATGATAATAATACATCTCACCATCACGATTCCGATTGTAACATGGATACTGATGGGGTTCTTCGCTGCGTTACCGCGTGACTTGGAGAAGGCCGCTAGACTAGACGGCTGCTCCCGATTAGGGGCTTTTTATAGGGTTGTTCTCCCAATGGCTGCTCCGGGAATAGCGGCAACAGCGGTCATCGCCTTTCTCTTTTCCTGGAATGACTTTTTCTTCAGCTGGTTGTTGTCTCAGGGCACGCCAGCTGCGACATACAACGCTCAGCTATCAGGATTTTTTAACTTCCAGAACGAACCTGCTATGTTTGCTGCAGCAGTCATGCTCCAAATCTCACTGGCGGCAGTCGTAGCCATTGCATTACAGAAGTATATCGTAAGGCTTAGGATAGTGGACCCCGGGGCCGTTGTAATAGAGCAGTAA
- a CDS encoding multiple sugar ABC transporter permease gives MRLSDTGVALLLVVPLIILVFSINIYPIAYSFWLSLNDVSLFKQTVTFVGLQQYAKAFADQLFANSVLVSVRFVIESVLLIMLSSIGIALVLNEKTALTPVLKVLVILPWALSEFAVAIAGRFFLDRNYGFLNALLLHLGLVDKPIYFLNPVNAVDWLAIFYAWNITPIGAYFILSALQTIPEDLYRQAQVDGASAFWRFRIITFPFIRYAVLITTVLATILSASSLVLAFALTGGGPGFASTPATLYSFRVFFNAQDFGYGAAMSWLLLIFVMIGSIFYFKLLTFRR, from the coding sequence ATGAGACTCAGCGATACAGGAGTAGCGCTCTTGCTGGTCGTCCCACTAATAATACTCGTGTTTTCAATCAACATATATCCAATTGCTTATTCTTTTTGGTTAAGTCTAAATGATGTTAGTCTATTTAAGCAAACTGTTACATTTGTTGGGCTACAGCAATATGCTAAAGCTTTTGCCGACCAGCTTTTCGCAAACTCTGTTCTAGTATCAGTCAGATTCGTCATAGAGTCCGTACTGCTCATCATGCTATCAAGTATAGGGATTGCGCTCGTACTAAATGAAAAAACAGCGTTAACACCGGTCCTCAAAGTTCTAGTAATACTTCCATGGGCATTATCGGAGTTTGCCGTAGCGATTGCGGGTCGGTTCTTTCTAGATAGAAACTATGGCTTCCTAAACGCACTTTTGCTACACCTCGGACTGGTCGATAAACCCATCTACTTCCTTAATCCTGTGAATGCCGTCGACTGGTTGGCTATTTTCTATGCTTGGAACATAACTCCAATTGGCGCCTATTTCATACTATCAGCTCTTCAGACAATACCTGAAGACTTGTACAGGCAGGCTCAAGTTGACGGCGCTTCTGCATTTTGGAGATTTAGAATCATCACCTTTCCATTTATAAGATATGCGGTTCTCATAACAACTGTGCTTGCAACCATTCTATCTGCGTCGTCGCTAGTACTAGCTTTCGCGTTGACTGGTGGTGGGCCGGGGTTCGCTTCAACACCTGCAACACTTTACAGTTTCCGCGTATTCTTCAACGCCCAAGACTTTGGATATGGCGCCGCCATGTCGTGGCTGTTGTTGATTTTCGTAATGATTGGCAGCATTTTTTACTTCAAACTGCTTACATTTAGGAGATGA
- a CDS encoding alanine racemase domain protein gives MLMFSSMRRGDIDTPALIVDVKVLKRNITEMADFARSLGKKLRPHVKTHKTPEIAWMQMEAGADGICVQKLGEAEVMAEAGLDDILVSNEVVGVQKMHRLVKLAEKVKLSVAVDDVENVSELGRFCRENGVEVGVYVDVDCGMHRTGVPPEKAWLLAEKVTRTEGVYLVGLMGYEGHAGSPTSREERHKLIEEAVKATLHAAKLMKNNGIEPGEVSMGSSATVRVSGRYEGVTELQPGMYVFNDWYLVEREAATQETCALHVLTTVMSKTSPERCVVDAGSKAFHLDMGRYPVCVGVEGVEIYKLSEEHGWVKLSGKAVDKVKLGDRLEFIPYHVCPCVNQFDIMYGLEGDSVTKIWEIKARGKVT, from the coding sequence GTGTTGATGTTTTCAAGTATGAGGAGAGGTGATATCGATACACCTGCGCTTATTGTTGATGTTAAAGTTTTGAAGAGGAATATTACGGAGATGGCTGATTTCGCTAGGAGCTTGGGTAAGAAGCTTAGGCCACATGTAAAGACCCATAAAACTCCTGAGATCGCATGGATGCAGATGGAGGCTGGAGCCGATGGTATATGTGTCCAGAAGCTTGGGGAAGCAGAGGTCATGGCTGAGGCTGGTTTGGATGATATCCTCGTGAGCAACGAGGTGGTAGGTGTTCAAAAAATGCACAGGCTGGTAAAACTGGCCGAGAAGGTAAAGCTCTCGGTAGCTGTCGATGACGTGGAAAATGTTTCAGAACTCGGCAGGTTTTGCAGAGAGAATGGAGTTGAGGTGGGTGTGTATGTTGACGTGGATTGTGGGATGCATAGAACAGGTGTGCCGCCTGAAAAGGCTTGGCTACTAGCTGAAAAGGTAACGAGGACTGAAGGTGTTTACCTGGTTGGCTTGATGGGCTATGAAGGACACGCAGGTTCACCGACATCGAGGGAAGAAAGGCATAAGCTGATAGAAGAAGCAGTCAAAGCCACACTACATGCAGCGAAACTTATGAAGAACAACGGGATAGAACCGGGTGAGGTGAGCATGGGCTCATCTGCCACCGTTAGGGTTAGCGGCCGATATGAAGGTGTTACAGAGCTACAGCCGGGCATGTATGTTTTCAACGACTGGTATCTCGTGGAAAGGGAGGCTGCGACACAGGAGACATGCGCCCTGCATGTTCTCACAACTGTCATGAGTAAAACTTCTCCGGAAAGATGCGTAGTAGACGCGGGGTCAAAAGCATTTCACCTAGACATGGGCAGATATCCGGTGTGTGTGGGTGTGGAGGGGGTAGAGATATACAAGCTCTCAGAGGAACATGGCTGGGTTAAGCTATCAGGGAAAGCAGTTGACAAAGTTAAGCTGGGGGATAGGCTCGAGTTCATTCCTTACCATGTCTGTCCATGCGTCAACCAGTTCGATATTATGTATGGACTAGAAGGTGACTCGGTGACAAAGATATGGGAAATTAAGGCACGGGGCAAAGTAACCTGA
- a CDS encoding F420-dependent alcohol dehydrogenase (F420-dependent glucose-6-phosphate dehydrogenase), translated as MKKTMVKLGVDATFWMDDKYEMRFLGLCEKAGFDSLWFGDHFLPWHHSFKHNFFVWPVLAAAAERTKKILLGVDVTVPIGGRYHPAIIAQAMGTLDNMYPSRFLLGVGTGEAMSEKRFMGRWPPWRERMERLVEALDLIKKLWSSRDYFDFDGKYFSMSKVYLHLKPKKSIPIYFSAIGEKAATYAGKYGDRLITANTLENCRDKIFPAFEKAAAEAGRNPRRIEKAVLLEGAVVDIDKTIKRIKRIHAGATIMENFNEEDPRKIEESGLRLSDEAIRNYYLLYEDVDDLIDHLDQFRKIGANHLIFTDFSPRPEKTIEIFRRKIIPYFKGG; from the coding sequence GTGAAGAAGACCATGGTTAAGCTAGGTGTGGATGCAACTTTTTGGATGGATGACAAATATGAGATGAGGTTTCTCGGTTTATGTGAAAAGGCGGGCTTTGATTCACTCTGGTTCGGAGACCATTTCCTTCCGTGGCACCATTCTTTCAAACACAACTTCTTCGTTTGGCCGGTTTTAGCCGCCGCAGCAGAGCGCACAAAGAAAATACTTCTCGGAGTTGATGTAACAGTTCCTATCGGCGGAAGATATCACCCTGCTATTATAGCTCAAGCTATGGGTACTCTTGACAACATGTATCCAAGCCGTTTTCTGCTCGGCGTCGGAACCGGCGAAGCTATGAGCGAGAAAAGGTTCATGGGTAGATGGCCTCCTTGGAGGGAGAGGATGGAAAGACTTGTGGAAGCGCTCGACCTAATCAAAAAGCTGTGGAGTAGCAGGGACTACTTCGACTTTGACGGAAAGTACTTCAGCATGTCTAAGGTTTATCTCCACCTCAAGCCAAAGAAATCCATCCCCATTTACTTCAGTGCTATAGGAGAGAAGGCTGCAACATATGCAGGGAAATATGGCGATAGGCTGATAACTGCGAACACTCTGGAGAACTGTAGAGACAAGATTTTCCCAGCCTTTGAAAAAGCCGCGGCAGAAGCGGGGAGAAATCCGCGCCGAATCGAGAAAGCAGTTCTCCTCGAGGGAGCGGTCGTCGACATCGATAAAACCATAAAAAGAATTAAGCGTATACATGCCGGAGCAACGATAATGGAGAACTTTAACGAGGAGGATCCGAGGAAGATAGAGGAGTCTGGGCTAAGATTATCTGATGAAGCTATCCGAAACTATTACCTACTCTATGAAGATGTGGACGACTTGATAGATCACCTTGATCAATTCAGGAAAATAGGGGCTAACCATCTGATTTTCACGGATTTTAGTCCAAGACCAGAGAAAACTATTGAGATTTTCAGGAGGAAGATAATACCATACTTCAAGGGTGGCTAA
- a CDS encoding N5,N10-methylenetetrahydromethanopterin reductase yields MNRLREFGCHIITSQHTIDEILRLAILADKLSYDHVRIGDHVIVPNAEVSYPNAQTLLAAFGVLTKHVRISTAVTDCYRRHPVEIAQAIATLDVLTHGRAVLGIGAGEMMNLSPFGIEWTKPVKRLREAVEVINLLLASTPKSPATYEGEIFSLKKAYLQIKPVQKPRPPIYIGAAGCKTRELVGMVGDGWLPVGVESPQTLKKHLLDVKNGAERTSRQISNIDIDVTVYTAVDEDIENAYRVVSPAVKSMLVQQREVLRELTGLEVPENLSLQRIDPTDKERLMSFEEMVKQVPRSAVEDVAAFGPIDSVIGKLEEFLGAGATSLTICIIGLDHEKTLRTYAEKIIPYLKETYGSH; encoded by the coding sequence ATGAATAGATTACGTGAATTTGGATGTCATATCATAACTTCTCAACATACAATAGACGAAATATTGCGACTGGCTATTCTCGCCGATAAGCTTTCATACGATCATGTGAGGATAGGTGACCACGTAATAGTCCCAAACGCTGAGGTCAGTTATCCCAACGCCCAAACGCTTCTAGCAGCCTTTGGTGTTCTCACGAAGCATGTGAGAATCTCGACGGCCGTCACCGATTGTTATAGAAGGCATCCGGTTGAGATAGCTCAAGCTATAGCCACATTGGATGTTTTAACTCATGGTAGAGCAGTTCTAGGGATCGGCGCCGGCGAGATGATGAACCTAAGTCCATTTGGAATAGAGTGGACAAAACCCGTCAAAAGACTCCGCGAAGCCGTCGAGGTCATCAACCTTCTACTAGCTTCTACTCCAAAATCTCCCGCTACTTACGAGGGTGAAATCTTTTCCCTAAAGAAAGCATATCTTCAGATTAAGCCTGTTCAAAAACCTAGGCCACCGATATACATAGGAGCCGCCGGATGTAAGACACGAGAACTAGTCGGTATGGTTGGTGATGGATGGCTACCTGTCGGCGTAGAGAGTCCTCAAACATTGAAGAAACATCTCTTGGATGTTAAAAACGGTGCAGAAAGGACGAGTAGACAGATTTCCAACATAGATATCGATGTGACAGTCTACACGGCTGTCGATGAAGATATTGAGAACGCATATAGGGTTGTAAGCCCAGCTGTAAAAAGTATGCTTGTCCAACAGAGGGAAGTTCTGAGAGAGCTTACGGGATTGGAAGTCCCGGAAAACTTGTCTTTGCAGAGGATAGATCCCACCGATAAGGAGAGGCTTATGTCTTTTGAAGAGATGGTTAAACAGGTTCCGAGGAGTGCTGTTGAGGATGTGGCCGCCTTTGGGCCCATAGACTCGGTTATCGGGAAGCTGGAGGAATTCTTGGGGGCAGGTGCCACAAGCCTTACCATTTGCATTATAGGGTTAGATCATGAAAAAACCCTCCGCACTTATGCGGAGAAAATTATTCCCTACCTCAAAGAGACATACGGGTCACATTAA